The [Limnothrix rosea] IAM M-220 genome contains the following window.
TACAGATTCTGGTGAGGCGATCGCCGGTGGACAGTTGTGGCTGATGGTTCCCGGCGTGACTCCCGACCAAACCCAGCTCGAAGCCCTACCCTTTTCCGGAGTGTATCCCCGCTGGTTGCCATAGAAGATTAGAAGATATAGTAACCTGAGTTTTGCTTAAGGGTGCTCGGCAATACGACGCGGCGAATAAGAGAGCGGGAGATAGGGAGATGTTTTATTCAAACAATCCTAGCTTTTAAAAAACGCAGATTTTCGTCGGTTATCTGTGTCTCTCCCTCTGCTTGTCTCCCTTTCTCTAAAGAATGTCAGCTAAATTCTTATCCATAACTGACGTTATATAGTCAAAGCCATCAAAGTTAAGACATCAGATAAACTTTAAAGCCTTATCCTGTAGGGGTTTAACATGTTAAACCCCTACCAGTCTTGCCGACCACGACTATAGTAATTTCGATAAAAAAATAGAGACGGTTTTTGTCCTTCCTTAGGGAATGGATCCGGAGGGGGAAAGGGTTTCGACAATTTACGCAACCTCTGAACAATTAACCTCTGACCCTTAAAGAGGAAACCTTCTAAGCCTGATTCGAAATGTCTATATTGTTTCCCTACGTCTTCCTGTCCCCCACTCTCCGCGTCGTCAAACGAAATCCCGATTTAACTGCCGAGGATAAAGAGGCTGAGTAATGTACCACTGTTCCATAGGCTATGCAGTAACATCGGCGCTAATAGATTTTTTGATTTGGTATAAACGAAGCCCAGAATAATGCCGAGGGTCATCAGTGGCAGAACTTCTGACAGACTGAGGTGGGCGATCGCAAAGAGAAAAGCACTGAGCAAAATACTGCCCCATACCGGCATGTAGCGGGTTAGAGAAGGCAATAAAAATCCTCTAAACATAATCTCTTCGTAGAGGGGAGCCATAATCGAGGCGGTAATAAAAAAGATGGTCAAAGCCACTTGATCCTGTGCCTGTAGAGCAAGGAAAAGAATGGGGTTGCTGCCGCCTTGTCCTTGCCAAATTTGCTGGTTAATTAGCGACACAATGAGTACTAGGGGTAATGCAACCATATAGCCCCCAAGACCCCACACTGTCCAATTGTCGAGCCATTTCACCTGAAACCAATCTTTGGGCAGCGGTCGAAATTTCCAGATAGAAGCGGCCAAGACAACCAGTCCGGCGATCGCCATCATGGCGTAAGTGGCAAGGGTGTAGGCCGCCTTTTCTCGCACAGCCCAGCCACTGGGATTGAGTTCAAAACTTTGCAGGAGCACTGGCAACGCTAAGGGCAATAAAATTTGTCCGACAAAGAAAAATCCCACAATAAACACCTGCCAGATAATTTCGCCATCCCAAGGCGTTTCCCAGGCGGTACTGCTGTCGGCAAAAAGTAAGGCCTCCTGACGTTTGCGGGCGAATTGAATCAATAAAAAGATTAAAAAGCCAAAGCCAAAAATCCCAACGCTAAAGGGCAAAATAGTGACGACGGTTAGCTTAAAAAAGGCTTGCTGGGCAGCCTCTTGGATACTTTGCTGGATGAGAGCGAGATCTTCTGGTGAGTCTGTGACTTTAAAAAATTGCTGTAAATTCTGCTGGCGAAACCAGGTTTCAAGGCGATCGCCCAAAATGTTGGCTGTATTTTCCGGTGCATTACCTTCAATCCACAAAGGCTCTAGGACTTCGACTAACGGAGCATAGATGCTGTCGTCCGTCGGAATAGCTTGCCATTGTTCTTGGGCCGTTGCTGTTTGATTGGCGGCGGCATAGAGAATACCAAGTTTGAGGTGTAGCTCATTAATGAGTGCCTCTGTTTCCACAATTTTTTTTGCTGTGGCTTGCTGGGTGGCGGTCGTATCTTGCTTTTGAAACAGTGCCAAATTTTCTTTACTACTGCTTAAAACCGATGCGTATTGTTTAATGGCAGTGCCGTAGGGATCTGCTCCGGTTAATTCTTCCACTAAGGTGGCGATCGCCTCAGGGGAGGTTGTTGCTGCGGAGTTGCGGTCATACTCTGCTGCCTGCAAAACGAGATTTGTTTGATATAGCTCAAGGCGACCTTGAATTTGTGGCTCTTGGAAACTGCCCCATAGGGAAGACAGCAACGGGATCAAGGTGAGCACCGTTAAAATAGCGAGGATAATGCGCTTCACAGTAATGACAATGGCAAAAACAGTGGTTCTAGCCTAGCTTGTTCGCTTCCTTTGGAGCAACGATCTGCCATCTAGAGGGTTACTGCTGAAACCAAATTTTAATCCGGCCATCAGAGCTGCCCGCGGCTAACATCGAACCATCAGCACTAAGGGCAAGGGACAGTAAACGGGCATGGGGACTCGCTGCGGCATCATTTAGGGTCAATGTTGCGAGGGGCTCGTTAATGCCCAGTTGCCAAATTTTAATTGTGCCATCAACGCAGCCCGTAATAAGACAGTTGCCTTGGGGGCTAAAGCGCATGGTTGTAATCGCTTTGTTGTGGGCGGCTAGGCTAAAGCAAGGGACTGTTTCTGGGAGAACGGTTAGCTTGTTTACATTCAGTTGCCACAGATAAACGTTGCCGCTTTCCCCTGCCGACACAAGTAATTGCCCATCGGGACGGATGGCGATCGCCGCAATGGCTTCTGGTTGGTCACTACCGAGGCTACCAATAGGTTGATGATCTGTACTACGCCAAAACTTCAGGAGCCCTTCTTTACCACCCGTGACAAAAATATTCCCTTCCGGGGCACAGGCGATCGCCTCAATTTGGTCACCGGCATCTTGACCTGTGGCTAGTAAATCGCCATCTTTCGGTCGCCAGCGGCGAATTGTTTGGTCATGGCTGGCACTCAGTAAATCTCCATCAGGCGTATAGGCGATCGCGTAAACCGCTCCCTCATGCTGTTCAAGGGATTGGCTCAGCTGAAATTCAGGCATTTCACCCGCATCAGGATCAAAATGCCAAATTTTGACATTCGATTCAAAACTACTCGTGGCAATCCCATAGGGTCTGACCTCACCATCTAACAAACCGTCCAACAGCCGATCCATAAATCCATCTAGGAAACAAATATCGAGCAAACCCTGCTGGTGTGCCTGCACTTGGGCAAGCTGTTGGCCATCTTTGACTTGCCAAACCTTTAGCTGTTGATCCCAGCTACCACTCGCTAGGAGTCGCTGATCATCACTAAAACTTAAAGCACTAACACAATCTTTATGAGCCTCTAAAACCTGAATACACTGCCAGCCTTGTTTCGGAACAGTCGGTTGGGGTGTGGGGGGAGGCGCTGTGTCCCACGGATCGTAAACGGCTATCTTTTCTGACTCTCGTGGCACTTGAGTCGTGGTGGGAGAAGGGTGAACGGTCGGGAGTTTTGCGGGGTCAATGTTGCTTTCTTGTTGCAAAATCAAGAGTACTTGCTCTAGATTCTTGAGCCGTTCATCTAGGGCCTCTTGGTTAAGATATTGCACCACATTAGTCAAAGATTTTTCGAGACTGCCTAAATAGTCCTGTATTTCCCCTTTGGTGTTCAGTTTGGCAATACTGGATTTAATGTCACTGCTTTGGCGAACCTGGGTCGAGAGCTGTTCGATCTGACCCTGGAGCTTCTGGTCTAGGCGTTTCATGGAGCCAAGCATTTGTCGCCGTTGCTGTCGCTGAAAATTGAGGCGATTAAAAATATTGAGGCTGAGGGTAAGACTCAGGAAAATCAGCGGTGTTTGCCAGAGGCCATCAAAAAACGACCAAATTACGGTGATTAATGTTGCTAGCAGTAACCCTAACTCTACCAACTCCAACCATTGCCGTTTTTTGACCATTAAACTGTCCTATTGTCGCGATTTATCTTGGTTTACTCAGGATTGTTCCCGTTGCAGACCTATGATAACCCCAACATTAAACGTGCGATCTTAAAGTAAATCAAGACACCGAGTACATCGACGGCTGTGGTGATGAATGGCGCAGACATCAAGGCAGGGTCTAAGCCCATATATCGAAACAAAAAGGGCAGTGATGATCCGGCAACGGAGGCAAGTATGGCGATCGCCACCAAACTAATCCCCACAGAAATGGCAACCCCCAAACTCCCCTGTAAAAAATAAGCCCAGACGATCACAACAGCACCGAGGATGGAGCCTAGCAATGCTCCGGCGATCGCCTCCCGCAACACAACCTTTCCCGCA
Protein-coding sequences here:
- a CDS encoding CPBP family intramembrane glutamic endopeptidase, coding for MKRIILAILTVLTLIPLLSSLWGSFQEPQIQGRLELYQTNLVLQAAEYDRNSAATTSPEAIATLVEELTGADPYGTAIKQYASVLSSSKENLALFQKQDTTATQQATAKKIVETEALINELHLKLGILYAAANQTATAQEQWQAIPTDDSIYAPLVEVLEPLWIEGNAPENTANILGDRLETWFRQQNLQQFFKVTDSPEDLALIQQSIQEAAQQAFFKLTVVTILPFSVGIFGFGFLIFLLIQFARKRQEALLFADSSTAWETPWDGEIIWQVFIVGFFFVGQILLPLALPVLLQSFELNPSGWAVREKAAYTLATYAMMAIAGLVVLAASIWKFRPLPKDWFQVKWLDNWTVWGLGGYMVALPLVLIVSLINQQIWQGQGGSNPILFLALQAQDQVALTIFFITASIMAPLYEEIMFRGFLLPSLTRYMPVWGSILLSAFLFAIAHLSLSEVLPLMTLGIILGFVYTKSKNLLAPMLLHSLWNSGTLLSLFILGS
- a CDS encoding WD40 repeat domain-containing protein, producing the protein MVKKRQWLELVELGLLLATLITVIWSFFDGLWQTPLIFLSLTLSLNIFNRLNFQRQQRRQMLGSMKRLDQKLQGQIEQLSTQVRQSSDIKSSIAKLNTKGEIQDYLGSLEKSLTNVVQYLNQEALDERLKNLEQVLLILQQESNIDPAKLPTVHPSPTTTQVPRESEKIAVYDPWDTAPPPTPQPTVPKQGWQCIQVLEAHKDCVSALSFSDDQRLLASGSWDQQLKVWQVKDGQQLAQVQAHQQGLLDICFLDGFMDRLLDGLLDGEVRPYGIATSSFESNVKIWHFDPDAGEMPEFQLSQSLEQHEGAVYAIAYTPDGDLLSASHDQTIRRWRPKDGDLLATGQDAGDQIEAIACAPEGNIFVTGGKEGLLKFWRSTDHQPIGSLGSDQPEAIAAIAIRPDGQLLVSAGESGNVYLWQLNVNKLTVLPETVPCFSLAAHNKAITTMRFSPQGNCLITGCVDGTIKIWQLGINEPLATLTLNDAAASPHARLLSLALSADGSMLAAGSSDGRIKIWFQQ